ATTTGGCTTCGCATCTTTGTGCCCGGGTGGTGGCTCTGCCTGAAAAACTGATAGCTTGCCCACCCATGTACGAGAATCCCGAATTCGACCTCTATGAAGCAATTTACACCACGCGCTCCATGCGCCGGCTCAAGCCCGATCCGGTCCCACCCGCCCTCATCGTTAAAGTCATCGAGGCCGCGACCATGGGTCCAAGCGGCGGCAATCGCCAGCCCTGGAAATTCGTGGTCGTGCGGGATGCTGATACCAAGACGTTCGTGGGCGAACGCTACCTGCGGGCGTGGAAGATGTATTTCACCGGCAAAGCGCGGGCGCTCGCCGAGAATGATCCGCAAAGTCCGCAGGGCCGCATCCTGCGTTCGGCCAACTATCTTGCCGAGCATATCGCCGAAGTCCCGGTCATGATCTTCTGCTGCGTAAAGCGCTACATCGACGCGGGCCGGGTCGGACAGCCCATGGTCAACGCGATCTTTCCCGCGATCCAGAATCTCTGCCTGGCGGCGCGCGGCTATGGCCTGGGCACGTCGATTACCGGACTGCACACGCGATTCGGCGAGGAGGTGAATGCGAGGCTCGGCGTCCCAAGCGAATACGTGAACGTCGCCCTGATTCCGCTGGGCTATCCCAAGGGAAGGTGGGACCGTCCCGCCCGCAAAGCGGCTCTGGAAGTGACTTTCTGGGAGAAATGGGGCAAAGCCAGCAGCTCGATTCCGCCCGAATAACCCAGCCGGACGCCGGGTTGCCGGTTAGAGCTCTTTTTCAGTTTTCGATCACCACCAGCACGACGTTGCGCTGAACCTGATCGCCGGCCTTGACCCGCACTTCCCGGATCCGCCCCGCAACAGTCGCCTTGATGGGAATTTCCACCTTCATCGACTCGATGACCATGATTTCCTCGCCGCGCGCGACCTGCGCGCCCGTCTCCACGTTCACTCGCAGTACTTTGCCAACCGCAGGGCTTTTCAAATCCATTGGTTCTGCGATTCCTTTCCCACCGCCCGCTAACGCCTCTTAGCAACCATGACCCTCGGCGCGCCAACGCTGCGCACCGAGGTTGTACCTTGAGTTTGCGCGCTGCGCAGATGTACTAAGAAGGCATAGGGCGGGCTTTTGGGGACCGGTGGGTCCGAATATAAAAGTCGGCTATGGGGTGATGGCTTTGGCGATGAACGGCCGGATGAGTGGATTTGTCGCTGCTCGTACGCTCAATATTTACCCGCGCGGCGCATATCGCTGGCGCCTCCTGCTCCTGACCGTGCTCGCCTCGATCCTGGGAGCGTACGAATTCCAGCTGGCACCCCTGCTCTCCCTGCTGCTTCCGGACATTCACATGAGCACCATCGCCTACGGGTGGTTCATAACCTTCGCGGTAATGACCTCCGCTATCTCGGCGTTTTATGGCGGACCGCTCGCCGATCGCTATGGACGAGTGCTGATCATCGATCTCTGCCTCGGTGCGGTGACCGTCCTCGTGTTCCTAAACCTTTTCATGTACAACGCCGTCTCCTTCGTAATCATTCGCACCCTGATGAGCGTCGTCGGGGGCCTGATGGCCGGCGCCGGCGCGGCTCTAATCCGTGACATGTCGCCGCGACTCAGCCGCGCGCTGGCGTTCGGCCTGCTGACTATTGGCCCGGTCGGGGCAAACTTTCTCTCCAATTTCATCGCGGGCCATACGCTGCCAATCTTCCACACCTGGCAATCGCAGATCTGGATCACCGGCTTTCTCGGAATTGCGATGTATCTTCCGATCCTGCTCGGCCTAAAGGACCTGAGTCCTGACTTACGGGTCCAGATTTTCCGCAGCGAGGTGGCCGCGATGCAGGCCGAGGGTCGCGCCCCGGCGGCGTCCGAGCTGCCCTCAAGCACGCGCGACGCGTTCGGGCGGTTGCTCAAGCATTTTGAAGTCTGGTTGCTGGTGGTAGGGGTGGTCGCCAATCTGACACTCTATTTCACGATTCAACCCTTCGGACCGCTGATGTTCACCCAGGCTTTTCACTACACCCCCGCTGCGGCCGCGAGCATGAATGCCCACTTCTGGCTGGCAAACCTGGCGGCGCTGGTGGTGACCGGGTTCATTTCGGATCGTCTTCAGACCCGAAAACCCATCGCCATCTTCGGGGGACTCCTGTCTTGTGCCCTCCTGGTGTGGTGGATTCCCACCTTCGGCCATACCCTGCCCCGCTTCACGATGGCCATTGTCGCAACCACGCTTGGATGCTTCCTTGCCATAGGCTACGTGCCGTGGGCAGCCCAGTTCTCTGAAACGCTCGAAGACGTGTCGCCCGCGCTTCAGGCAACCGGATGGGCGTTCTTCGGTATGATGGCTCGCGGATGGGCCGCTATCGCCGCACCGCTCACCCTATATGTGGCCGCCCACTATGGCTGGGCATCGTGGATCAAGGTGTCGCTTGGCGGAATGGTACTGTACCTGATCGCGATGGTGCTGACGCGACCGCATGGCGCCGCTCAACACGCGGTCGCCCGTCCCTCCACCAAAGCCGCGCAGGCCTGAGGGCAGCAGAACTCCGCCGCACCCAGAAACGAAGGTAGAAGCGCGCCGAACAATTGCCCTCCACGGGTCTCGGTCCGGGAGCGGCAGAGATTGGCGATGGCCCCGGCTAGGGGCGCATTGTCCGCGTCCTTGGACCCAGCTGGGTGGGGACTATCTCGTAGGCCTGATGGACCCAGTCCACGAGCAACGGGCGGGTATCGCGTGGATCGATAATCTCTTCGATTCCAAATGAGTCCGCAGTCCGAATCGGTGAACGAATCGCATTGAATTTTTCTTCCAGTTCGCGCCGGAGTTTTTCGGGATCGCTCGCAGCTGCCAGATCGCGTTTGTAGGCCGCCTCGATTCCACCCTCAATCGGCAGCGAGCCCCAGTCCGCGGATGGCCATGCGTATCGCAGGTTTAGCCCAGTCGTAATGCCGTGACCGGCACCCGCCACCCCAAAGGCGCGGCGCACCATGATCGCGACTTTGGGCGTGATGGTCTGGAACATCGCGTAAAGCGCGCGCACGCCGCGACGGATGGTTCCGGAACTTTCCGCTTCGCGGCCGATCAGAAAGCCCGGTTGATCGACGAAATTGACGATCGGCAGATGGAACGTGTCGCAGAGGTCGAGGAACTTCGCCATCTTGTCCGATGCGGGTCCATCCAGCGAACCACCGATCGCGTAGGGATCGTTCGCCATCACCGCCACACCGTAACCATCGAGCCGCGCGAACCCGGTTATCAACGATGGGCCGAAAAACGGCGTCATTTCGAAAAAGGAATCGCGATCCATGACCAGCTCAAGGATTCGCCGTGCATCGTAGCCGTGGCGGCGGTTGCGCGGAATCAGCGAAATCAGTTCCTCCTCCCGGCGATGGGGGTCGTCACTCGGTGTGACGCGCGGCGGCATTTGCCACACGCTTTGCGGCAGATAAGAGAGGAAGCGTCGGATCTGCTCGAAGGCCTCCTCTTCGCTCTCGGCTTCGTTGTCGACTGCGCCGCTCGTATGCGCATGGATCTCCGAACCGCCGAGTTCCTCCTTGGTCAGGTCCTCGCCCACGCCCCATTTGACGACGGGTGGTCCCGCCACGAAGAGCTGACTGGTACCTTTGACCATTACCGCAAAATGCGTCGCTGCAACCCGCGCCGCGCCGATTCCCGCGACCGAGCCCATGCAACCCGCGACCACCGGCACCTCGCCCATCAGCTGCACGAGAACGTCGAAATCCGGATTTGCAGGCACGTAGGTACGTCGCGTGGTTTCAAAGGTCTTCACGCTGCCGCCGCCCCCGGTCCCGTCGACCAGCCGGATGATCGGGATGTGCAGTTCGTGCGCGAGCAGCTCCGCATAGCTGTGCTTGTTGCCAATCGAGGCATCGGCGGCGCCGCCGCGTACCGTGAAGTCGTCGCCACCCACCGCGACCCGTCGGCCGTTAATGCGGCCAGTCCCACCCACGAAGTTCGCGGGCCGGAACTCGACCAGCTTGTCGCCGTCGTATTTCGTCATTCCGGCAATCGCGCCGTATTCGTGGAACGAACCTTTGTCGAGCAGCCGATCGAGACG
Above is a window of Candidatus Binataceae bacterium DNA encoding:
- a CDS encoding nitroreductase family protein, which gives rise to MALPEKLIACPPMYENPEFDLYEAIYTTRSMRRLKPDPVPPALIVKVIEAATMGPSGGNRQPWKFVVVRDADTKTFVGERYLRAWKMYFTGKARALAENDPQSPQGRILRSANYLAEHIAEVPVMIFCCVKRYIDAGRVGQPMVNAIFPAIQNLCLAARGYGLGTSITGLHTRFGEEVNARLGVPSEYVNVALIPLGYPKGRWDRPARKAALEVTFWEKWGKASSSIPPE
- a CDS encoding acetyl-CoA carboxylase biotin carboxyl carrier protein subunit, which gives rise to MDLKSPAVGKVLRVNVETGAQVARGEEIMVIESMKVEIPIKATVAGRIREVRVKAGDQVQRNVVLVVIEN
- a CDS encoding MFS transporter, translating into MGPNIKVGYGVMALAMNGRMSGFVAARTLNIYPRGAYRWRLLLLTVLASILGAYEFQLAPLLSLLLPDIHMSTIAYGWFITFAVMTSAISAFYGGPLADRYGRVLIIDLCLGAVTVLVFLNLFMYNAVSFVIIRTLMSVVGGLMAGAGAALIRDMSPRLSRALAFGLLTIGPVGANFLSNFIAGHTLPIFHTWQSQIWITGFLGIAMYLPILLGLKDLSPDLRVQIFRSEVAAMQAEGRAPAASELPSSTRDAFGRLLKHFEVWLLVVGVVANLTLYFTIQPFGPLMFTQAFHYTPAAAASMNAHFWLANLAALVVTGFISDRLQTRKPIAIFGGLLSCALLVWWIPTFGHTLPRFTMAIVATTLGCFLAIGYVPWAAQFSETLEDVSPALQATGWAFFGMMARGWAAIAAPLTLYVAAHYGWASWIKVSLGGMVLYLIAMVLTRPHGAAQHAVARPSTKAAQA
- a CDS encoding carboxyl transferase domain-containing protein translates to MSWQPEIDEIRRREQLAKQMGGVENIKRQHDGGKLTVRERLDRLLDKGSFHEYGAIAGMTKYDGDKLVEFRPANFVGGTGRINGRRVAVGGDDFTVRGGAADASIGNKHSYAELLAHELHIPIIRLVDGTGGGGSVKTFETTRRTYVPANPDFDVLVQLMGEVPVVAGCMGSVAGIGAARVAATHFAVMVKGTSQLFVAGPPVVKWGVGEDLTKEELGGSEIHAHTSGAVDNEAESEEEAFEQIRRFLSYLPQSVWQMPPRVTPSDDPHRREEELISLIPRNRRHGYDARRILELVMDRDSFFEMTPFFGPSLITGFARLDGYGVAVMANDPYAIGGSLDGPASDKMAKFLDLCDTFHLPIVNFVDQPGFLIGREAESSGTIRRGVRALYAMFQTITPKVAIMVRRAFGVAGAGHGITTGLNLRYAWPSADWGSLPIEGGIEAAYKRDLAAASDPEKLRRELEEKFNAIRSPIRTADSFGIEEIIDPRDTRPLLVDWVHQAYEIVPTQLGPRTRTMRP